Within the Burkholderia ubonensis genome, the region AGTTTTCCTAATAAACCAAGGGTGAACCCGTAAAATCCCATCTCATGAACGGTTGGCCAGAATAACGTGCATCCTTTGACAATCATCCTACAATTCCAACAAAATTGAAATCCAGTTTCGGAAATAGAGAGAACGCCCCGTGTCGACACCCGTGAATCCTCCTGCTTCCCGCGAACGCGAATCGTCGCCCGACGAAATCACCGCGCTCGCGCGCGGCCTGGCCGTGCTGCGGGGCATCGCCGCCGCCGACGCGCCGGTCAGCAACCGCGAGCTGACCGAACTGACCGGCATCCCGAAACCGACCGTGTCGCGGATCACCGCGACGCTCGTCAGCGCCGGCTTCCTGTTCCAGCTGCCCGACAGCGAACGGTTCGTGCTCACCGCGTCGGTGCTGGAGCTGAGCCACGGCTTCCTGCGCAACTTCGACATCCGCGCGCGCTCGCGGCCGTTCATGATCGAGCTGGCCGAGCGCACGTCGCTGTCCGTGCACCTCGCGGTGCGCGACCGGCTCGACATGGTCGCGATCGACGTGATCCGGCCGCGCTCGGCGGTGCTCGTCACGCGTCTCGAGATCGGCTCGCGGATGGACATCGCGCGCACCGCGGTCGGCCGCGCGTATCTCGCCGCGCTCGAGGACGACGAACGGCGCGGGCTGATCGACGCGCTGCGGGCCGCGGCGGGCGACGACTGGCCGCACGTGTTCGCGCGGCTCACCCCCGCGCTCGACGACGCGCAGCGCCAGGGCCACACGATCGCGATCGGCGAATGGCGCGAGGGCCTGAACGCGGTCGCCGCCGGGTTCGTCGGCCCGTCGGGCCAGTGCTATTCGGTCAATTGCGGCGGCGCGTCGCACCAGTGCCCGCCCGAGTGGCTCAACGAGCACGTGGTGCCGGCGCTGCACGAATGCATCGCGAAGATCACCCGCGAGATCGGCGGCGCGCCCGCCCGGCGCCGCGGCAATTGACGCAGGACGTGCATGACGGGCGCGCATCATGCGCGCGAGCGCCGTCCGCCGCCTTCTGTAACGAACGTAAACCGTTGAAAGATAGTCCGCTGGACTGTAACGGGGACGGGACGTAGCATCATGCCCATC harbors:
- a CDS encoding IclR family transcriptional regulator, with product MSTPVNPPASRERESSPDEITALARGLAVLRGIAAADAPVSNRELTELTGIPKPTVSRITATLVSAGFLFQLPDSERFVLTASVLELSHGFLRNFDIRARSRPFMIELAERTSLSVHLAVRDRLDMVAIDVIRPRSAVLVTRLEIGSRMDIARTAVGRAYLAALEDDERRGLIDALRAAAGDDWPHVFARLTPALDDAQRQGHTIAIGEWREGLNAVAAGFVGPSGQCYSVNCGGASHQCPPEWLNEHVVPALHECIAKITREIGGAPARRRGN